The sequence below is a genomic window from Cryptosporidium parvum Iowa II chromosome 6, whole genome shotgun sequence.
GTTAAATCAACATCTCCTTGAGAATAACTTATTTGAAGTTccatttgtattttttgaaattgaaaatcatTCTAAGAGTAAATATCAGGCTTTTATAGTTTGCCCTTGTATCAGAAATTATAATGAACTACTCTTTTATTCTCACTTTAGGTGGCTTAAAGGggaatatataaaaaagaaaaggttTGAAATCAGTCCAAATGAAGCTTATTCAAGACATATTTTTGGAGATTTGAGACAAACCAAGGAACAGAATCATCAAAGGAATGACCAAATTCAAATGGGAATGTCTCATTACAATAAAGGAGTAACTCTACTAGTAGAGCTTGGAAGATTCAACTTCCATCTAGAAGAAGGAATTTTGGAAGATCTGAGAGATAATAGAAGTCTATATTCTTTAGAATGGGAATTTGAATggttaaataataattctgaaGGAGGATTATCCTTATTCTTCCATGTTTTAAGAACTTccttttttatattatatgaATCTTATGGAGGAGCAATTTCTGATCTAAATCAGGTTCTACTTGATACACTTAACTTTactaatattcaaaaatggAAATTATCTTTAAGATTTGAGAAAATGATGGAGTTTTTGATCTTAGAAACTAAAAAAAGAGCTGGATCTAtctattttaatattattggattatTATCCCAGTTATTAATGGAAATTCACTTAGAAGGAAAGACCAGTAAAAGATTAGTTGAGGAAATATTGAACAAAGTAAGAGAAAGTATGAAACATGCATCAGTTCAGATTATTTTGTTGGATTACTTGGTAACTTGGATACTAATTAATGTTTCAGTATTTAAAGTATGTACAAAGGATTTATCTTTGAAACTTGGGAGTATTTTCCAGAATCTCCTAGTTTTTCATAGAATTTGTAGAAAATTTCTTCAGGATAGAAAAGATCAAGTTCAAATTCAATTGGAAGTTTTATGTGAAAGAATGACTTTTACaggaattattaatagtattttACCTGTTACGACATCAAATATGAAAGGAGAGAATGGAAAGGAGGCATTTTTCAAATACATCATGAGgttttatatttttgagAAGTTGTCTCAGTTTTTGGTAAATCCAATGGATGCAGAGACtcaatataataatgaaaagatAAGTTACTTTAATCTTCTCAGAGAAGAACCAACACTTGATATATTATCTTTGGGAGATAATAGAAGTGGGGTACTAGGACTAGGATCTCCCAGAATACAACTTTTTTCCGATTTGGAATGTAATCTTTACCGAGGGTTATCAAAAATCAATGAAACTTTCTTGCTAGATAGAGTTGAGGAAgagaaaacaaaaattttaCAAGATGTTATGATATCAGATGAATCATTCTTAGTAAAGGGAATTAGTTCAATAGCTTATGGGACTGATCATATTGTCATTCTTGGAAAAGAGGGagatattttgatttgGGGTAGTAACTCTTCAGGCCAATGTTGTATTGAAAAGAAGCCTATTAGCAAAAAGATTAATGCTGAATtcaataatgaaaaagattcaaaagaattattaaaaagaattgaagATTATGAGAATACAATTTTTTACCCAACTCGGATATCTTGTTTCTCAAACATTTGTGATAAAATAACAATTAGCAAGATTGATTGTGGAGCTTTTTTCACTCTTGCTTTGGATCATAATGgagatttattttcatgGGGTCAAGGTAGAGATGGATCTCTTGGGACAGGAAGCTACGAGGACTCATTTGTCCCACAGAAAATTAAACTTGAAAACAAAgttaaatcattttctgCAGGAATGTTCCACTGTGGTGCTATTGACGAGAAGAATCAACTTTATGTTTGGGGTTCAAATGAATTTGGACAACTTGGGACAAAACTATATATGgataataagaatttaaatacCCCTTTTAAGATTTTAGTAAAGTTTTCAAGAAGTAGCGTGACAAGttcaaaaataactttAGTAGCTTTAGACAAACAAGATTCAGGAAATACAGAAGAAATAGTTGAATGGAAAGGAGTGTCTTTTGGAGAAGCTCATTCAATTGCTTTGGATACAAATGGACTTGTTTGGGTATGGGGCCAAAACAATCTCAAACAATTAACGGGAATTCCAGAAATACTTGAGACAGAAATAAtgatttctaataatataatttcttcagaTTATTATAGAAAACTATGTTCTCAAGTCATTTTCCCAACCCCCTTAGTATCTACAGACAAAGTAGTGGTTTTTGCTTCCAGGAAGATTAACATGATCTTCTCAGGAAGTACTACTTGCTGTGCTATTGATGAACAAGGAAAACCTTGGTTATGGGGATTAAGTTTTTCAGGAATAGATCATCATAACgttaattcaatattttcaaggaAGAATACTTCTGGTTCTACCGAACATAAAAATcttattgaatttgagtTTCCTGTTCGGgttttcagaaatattactccagattttgattcaattaGAACAGTAAGATTTGGAAAGGgaaataacaatatttcAATGGTAAGCAGACTAGGAAGATGCTACCTCTGGCTTGAAAACAAAGATTTAGTTACTGATCAAATGaagtatttgaataatcATAACTGTTTTATTCTGGAAGACTTACAAAGTATTAGTTTCAGAAATAAccatttaaaaaattctcGTCATCATTCAATTCTTGACGTAGCTTTACTTTCAGATTCAATTATCTTTATAACCAAGAAAACTAACAAAGTCAAAAACAAttaatctttatttttcagTGACtacgaaaaaaaaatcccTTTCCATTCACAAACACTATACCGGCATTCCAATAGCTACATGCATTATTCTATAAAAAATTGGCGGGCTTTTGAGGAAAAGTCCTGGCgagatatttattattaggaAAAAGTAATTGGGGGATGTAAAAGAGTTTAGTAAAAACGAGTAAAATTACAAGGAAAGGTTGATAATGGAAGAGTTTCACCGTATTCCGATAGTAATAGTggaagatgaagatgagTTGGAACGGATAGTGAATGAAGGCAAGAACAAATTAGAGGTACAAGATGAAGATGAGGATAAAAAGTCACGTATAGATCCAAAGGATTTGGCAAATCGAATGAAGGAGAAGGGTGGACAATGttacaaagaaaaaaagtttgATGAAGCTTTAGGGTTTTATTTGAAAGCATTGGGGATTTTAGAATTGGAACAGAGCTTGAAAGAAAATGGAGAAGATTTTGAGTTGTTGATGGGAGAAATTGTACTAAGGAGTAATTGTATAGCTTGTTATGTAGAGaaaaaagattttgaaagaGCAGTTTCTGAGTCTAGAAAATTActgaaatatattaacGAGGAAGGAgacttttatttaaagaaaaatggaGAATTACCAACTTTGTGGGTGAATATTGAAAACAAAACAAGATATAGATTATCTGTAtctttatataatttatttggatGTGGTGATGTTTT
It includes:
- a CDS encoding protein with C-terminal RCC1 domain, translated to MNRIRNAVRLRRKESQETTGKKSEGEINFQSENSKGLNIVGKENSGEIGIPEILSYFPDLYVDSSNGFSANGGGVGQMICGTISSFFEDTWNRAMGEMKQVKSRNICNLSSDLSLGIHLKREWHRLWLVRSFLAFAWESYLEDLMIENDKFPKEYLNLPSYGTNLEGIGKISLGEILCIVSCSKLTYSEKSTISIPFSTIQGKMIIKKSLSFNYNLHWKTPTPNTVAKFRVLQDQKKLPKTNTSNVEGGDSVFMSLDIDNPQFLWKSSFSNQIPKEFEDLQTLASSVRVLRKDETAKFTIDGKKSIVIKLLNWYRETQDIITYENKNVNCKYFIEQEDFYFDNDLNNSQIQGNVTSVEYSITSDDNRKRKLFTGLTYISNGSYFSPMLGTVMRGNSKAVIYITKELANLELGILKKHSDNSKFSNCLRSIVTGMDSGKRYFLHLEIPSIEKELQDLQIKEKNKTLMFKHVIQNKKQFESRIQLLQDLKAFGHLVLSKFSIGNGESAIIENVYIREIGNDPILLETLRVKLNQHLLENNLFEVPFVFFEIENHSKSKYQAFIVCPCIRNYNELLFYSHFRWLKGEYIKKKRFEISPNEAYSRHIFGDLRQTKEQNHQRNDQIQMGMSHYNKGVTLLVELGRFNFHLEEGILEDLRDNRSLYSLEWEFEWLNNNSEGGLSLFFHVLRTSFFILYESYGGAISDLNQVLLDTLNFTNIQKWKLSLRFEKMMEFLILETKKRAGSIYFNIIGLLSQLLMEIHLEGKTSKRLVEEILNKVRESMKHASVQIILLDYLVTWILINVSVFKVCTKDLSLKLGSIFQNLLVFHRICRKFLQDRKDQVQIQLEVLCERMTFTGIINSILPVTTSNMKGENGKEAFFKYIMRFYIFEKLSQFLVNPMDAETQYNNEKISYFNLLREEPTLDILSLGDNRSGVLGLGSPRIQLFSDLECNLYRGLSKINETFLLDRVEEEKTKILQDVMISDESFLVKGISSIAYGTDHIVILGKEGDILIWGSNSSGQCCIEKKPISKKINAEFNNEKDSKELLKRIEDYENTIFYPTRISCFSNICDKITISKIDCGAFFTLALDHNGDLFSWGQGRDGSLGTGSYEDSFVPQKIKLENKVKSFSAGMFHCGAIDEKNQLYVWGSNEFGQLGTKLYMDNKNLNTPFKILVKFSRSSVTSSKITLVALDKQDSGNTEEIVEWKGVSFGEAHSIALDTNGLVWVWGQNNLKQLTGIPEILETEIMISNNIISSDYYRKLCSQVIFPTPLVSTDKVVVFASRKINMIFSGSTTCCAIDEQGKPWLWGLSFSGIDHHNVNSIFSRKNTSGSTEHKNLIEFEFPVRVFRNITPDFDSIRTVRFGKGNNNISMVSRLGRCYLWLENKDLVTDQMKYLNNHNCFILEDLQSISFRNNHLKNSRHHSILDVALLSDSIIFITKKTNKVKNN